A genomic segment from Garra rufa chromosome 5, GarRuf1.0, whole genome shotgun sequence encodes:
- the LOC141335321 gene encoding E3 ubiquitin-protein ligase TRIM39-like — translation MSSSSGPLTEELQCSICLDVFTDQVTTPCGHNFCKTCLNKCWDNSQTCNCPYCKETFKQRPDLKINTTLREVVDHYKKKTPKKKTEVLCDICEERKLKAMKSCLVCQSSYCETHLEPHLRVTGLKKHKLMEPVSNLEDYICQKHERPLELFCRDDQTCVCSMCALTDHKNHNTVPLEEESEEKKTQLMKTQKDVQQMIQERIKKIQDVKHSAEVRKRNTEEEKAARVEFFTDLIRSIERCQTELLEMMEEQQKAAEKQEEELIEELEQEITELKMRNAELERLSQTEDHLHLLQISSSLCSSTNTRNWLEISMKTHVSLETLRRDLTQLQHTLDEKLTQTELKRMQQYAVDVTLDPDTAHPNLILSDDGKQVRDSDVRQKLPDNPDRFDLCVSILGKEGFSSGRFYFEVQVKGKTDWTLGVVRESINRKGNIRVRPSNGYWTVVLRNGYKYAAYAGPTVLLSLRVKPQRVGVFVDYEEGLVSFYDVESSSHIYSYTGQSFTDKLYPYFGPSLNYKGQNSAPLIITPVNVNK, via the exons ATGTCATCCTCCAGTGGTCCACTGACTGAGGAGCTTCAGTGCTCTATATGTCTGGATGTGTTCACTGATCAGGTCACCACTCCATGTGGACACAACTTCTGCAAGACCTGCCTGAATAAGTGCTGGGACAACAGCCAGACCTGCAACTGTCCTTACTGTAAAGAAACATTCAAACAAAGACCTGATCTCAAGATTAATACCACACTCAGAGAGGTCGTAGATCACTATAAAAAGAAAACTCCTAAGAAAAAAACTGAAGTTCTGTGTGACATCTGTGAGGAAAGAAAGCTGAAAGCCATGAAGTCATGTCTGGTGTGTCAGAGCTCTTACTGTGAAACTCATCTGGAGCCTCATTTGAGAGTGACAGGTTTAAAGAAACACAAACTGATGGAGCCTGTGAGTAATCTGGAGGACTATATCTGTCAGAAACATGAGAGACCTCTGGAGCTGTTCTGTAGAGATGATCAGACATGTGTGTGTTCGATGTGTGCTCTGACAGACCACAAGAACCACAACACGGTTCCTCTAGAAGAAGAGAGTGAAGAGAAGAAG ACTCAGTTGATGAAAACACAGAAAGATGTTCAGCAGATGATCCAAGAGAGAATCAAGAAGATTCAAGACGTCAAACACTCAGCAGAAGTTAGAAAg AGAAACACAGAGGAGGAGAAAGCAGCCCGTGTTGAGTTCTTCACTGATCTgatccgctccattgagagatGTCAGACTGAACTGCTGGAGATGATGGAGGAGCAGCAGAAAGCAGCAGAGAAACAGGAGGAAGAGCTCATTGAAGAGCTGGAGCAGGAGATCACTGAGCTAAAGATGAGAAACGCTGAGCTGGAGCGGCTCTCACAAACTGAAGATCACCTCCACCTCCTACAG ATTTCCTCATCCCTGTGCAGCTCTACAAACACCAGGAACTGGCTTGAGATCAGTATGAAGACTCATGTGAGTCTGGAGACTCTGAGGAGAGATCTGACTCAACTGCAGCACACACTAGATGAGAAACTCACACAAACTG AGCTGAAGAGGATGCAGCAGTATGCAG TGGATGTGACTCTGGATCCTGATACAGCTCATCCGAACCTCATCCTGTCTGATGATGGGAAACAAGTGAGAGATTCAGACGTTAGACAGAAACTCCCAGAcaatccagacagatttgatttaTGTGTAAGTATCCTGGGAAAGGAGGGATTCTCCTCAGGGAGATTTTATTTTGAGGTGCAGGTGAAGGGAAAGACTGACTGGACTTTAGGAGTGGTCAGAGAATCTATTAACAGGAAGGGAAATATCAGAGTGAGACCCAGTAATGGATACTGGACGGTGGTTCTGAGGAATGGTTATAAATATGCAGCCTATGCTGGTCCCACTGTCCTTCTGTCTCTGAGAGTGAAGCCACAGCGGGTCGGTGTGTTTGTGGATTATGAGGAGGGTCTGGTCTCATTTTATGATGTGGAGTCCAGCTCTCATATCTACTCTTACACTGGTCAGTCTTTCACTGACAAACTCTATCCATATTTTGGCCCATCATTAAACTATAAAGGTCAAAACTCAGCCCCATTGATCATCACACCTGTCAATGTCAATAAATGA